The Cylindrospermum stagnale PCC 7417 genome segment CCCAACAGACCTTAGAATTAATAGACAAGTTCATAACACAAGCCTACGAAACGCACAAACAGAAGCGCAAGTATGAAGTCTATGGAGCTTTTAGCAATGCCTGTGTAAGCGCCGGAATTTCCCCAGACCAAATTCCCAGCTACAAAACATTTATTAACGAAATAAAACGGCGTAGTGGTTGGGAACAGACAAAGGCACGCGTTGGACATCGGGCTGCCTACCCACAAAAACCTTTTTACTGGGAATTAGAGCTAACGACACCGCGTCACGGAGACCGCCCTTTTGAGGTTGGTCATATTGACCACACAAAAATGGATATAGAGTTACGGTGTTCACTTACAGGTCAAGTTCTTGGCAGACCTTGGGCAACATTTTTGGTGGATGCTTACAGTCGTTCAATACTGGCGGTTTATTTGACTTTTGACCCTCCCAGCTACCGCAGCTGCATGATGGTGCTGCGGATTTGCGTGATGCGTCACTCTCGCCTACCCCAAATAATTGTGACGGACAACGGCAAAGAGTTTCACAGTAACTATTTTGAGAGCTTGTTGGCTTTGTTTGAGTGTACACTCAAACATCGTCCTCCTGCTGCTTCTCGATTTAGTGGAGTTTGTGAACGCCTATTTGGAACGGCAAACACCCAGTTGCTCTACAACTTGGCTGGTAATACACAGATTACTAAAAAAATTAGGTTGATGACCAAATCTGTCAATCCTAAAAATTTGGCAGTTTGGACACTTGGCTTATTGTATTTATATCTCTGCGAATGGGCTTACTCTGAGTACGACACAACAGAACATCCGGCATTAGGAATTTCTCCAAAACAGGCTTTTACTTCAGGAATATCCCAGTACGGAAGTCGCGCTCACCGACTAATACCTAATGACGAAACCTGGAGAATTTTAACCTTACCAACGACACAATCCGGGAAGGTAAAAGTGCATCCAGCTAAAGGGATACAAATAAGGAGCATTCACTACTGGAATTCAGCCTTTCGTGACCCTTTAATCCAGAAAACTGATGTAGAAGCCAGATATGACCCGTTTGATGTTGGAATTGCCTATGCCTATATCCGTGGTCAATGGGTTAAATGTATTAGTGAATATTATGCAATTTTCAAAGGACGCTCAGAAAAAGAAATTTGGCTGGCGACTGCTGAGTTACAAAAGCGTAACTCTAACCATGACAAACAATTAACAGTGAGAGCTAAAAAGTTAGCGGAATTTTTATCAACTGCTGAAGCAGAGGAAGTTTTACTCACGCAACGTTTGCGAGATGCTCAAGGTAAGGAAGTATTTCAAGTTATTAATGGAGTCAGGCAAAAAGAAAGTTTTTTGGAGCAATTGAATATCGCAGAAGAGATTAACAATAATAACTCAGAATCGTCTCCTACATCCGAAAATATAGCGATTAAACCTCATCGGCTTCAATCTTTCGATTCTTATTAATCATGTCTAAATCCTCTAAATTCCCTCAATCTCTACTGTTGCAATCACCGCTAGTGCGGTTGGCTTTCTTCGATAACTATACAATGGCACACCCTCGGTTAGAAGAAACCTTCAATTTACTCAAGCTTTTGGTTAGTAATTCTGGTGAATCACGAGTTATTTTTATTTACGGGCCAACTGGAGTTGGTAAAACAACCCTGCGGCTGCTGATTGAAAAGTGGCTGATTGAGACGAACCAACACGAATTAGAAGCTGACAGAGGTTGGTTGCCAGTTGCATCAGTTGAGGCAGTAGTTCAAAAATCTGGACTTTTCAATTCAAAAGATCATATCAAACGCTGCTTATTTGCCCTTCATGAACCATTAATTGACCAGAAAATAGACTATGGGACGCGAGGTATATATCGTAATAGCAATGGGCAAATTGTTATTGAATCAAAAGTTATTGAAACTGACTTGGGATGGGCATTAGAACAAGCTCTCAAGCATCGTAAACCCAAAATTTTTTTTATTGATGAAGCTCATCACATGCTGATGATAGCTTCCGGGCGCAAGCTCACAGATTTACCAGAAGCTATTAAGTCCCTTGCCAATAGAACAAGTGTTGTGCATGGGTTAGTTGGCACCTATGAACTGCTCACCTTACACGATGTAGGGGATCAATTGAGTCGGCGTAGTGCCTATGTACACTTTCCCCGCTACCGTGCTGACTGCACCCAGGACAGGGAGATATTTCAAAGCGTGGTGTGGGGTTTTCAACTGAATATGCCCCTTGTTGAGGAGCCGGATTTAGTTTCTCATTGGGATTACTGTTATGAGCGAAGTCTCGGCTGCGTAGGGATTCTCAAAAATTGGTTTCAGAATGCGCTCTTCGATGCCATGACTGAAGGTGCGAACACCGTTAAAATTCAACATTTAGAACGGCGTGCCCTATCTGTTGCCCAATGCCGGAACATTCTCAAGAAAATTAAGGAAGGTGAAAACAATCATGCACAAATTGAAGCAGAAGTTTCTCAACTGCGTGCAGAACTTGGTTTGCCATCTTTAGGAGCCGTTGCAGATGATTCGGAGTCACAGACATTGAAAACTCTACAATTAGGTACTCAAAAAGGACGTTTAAGAAGAAAACCTGGACAACCCAAACCCAAGCGGCATCAAGTAGGCAATCAGTAATATGCTCTCCGAGACGCTCAAACTTTACCCGTCGTGGGATATTGAGAAAACTGCCATCCCACAAAGAAGTCGCTTATATCATCTAGAGCCAATTGGTATAGGAACTCCTGATGTAGAAAGCTTAACAGGCTATGTGCAAAGACTTGCTCATGAACATTGCGTCACTGTTAGACGGTTGACTATAACCGAAATTGCCCCACTTATGGGCAAAGAAGCAAAATTGCAAGATGAAAGTATTAGCAAAGTATTTGGGACTGGCAGAGATAGAACAGCGTTTAATGGAACAGGGTTGATGGCAACTAATCTTGTGGGTGCAATGTCTGCTCTAACTAGGCGTTTGGACTTGCACTACCTTACCCTGTTACCTTGGGCGCAGGTCATTTCTAAAAGAGGCTTGCTCCGTCGTCACCGGGCTTGGTGTCCCAAATGCTACCAAGAATGGCATGACAATCACACAAGCGTTTATGAACCACTTCTCTGGTCTATCAATACTGCCCAAGTCTGTCCTTACCATCATCAACCGTTGCAAGAGCAGTGTCCTTACTGTCATCAACAACAACTGACAATTTCTGGGGACTCCCGAACCGGACACTGTAATAAATGTGGTAAATGGCTGGGAAATAACCGACACAAAACTGTTGTCACAAGCCAGATAAAGTCAGAAGCAGAACAGAATCGGCAATTGAATATAGTTAACAATTTGGGAGAGCTAGTTGCAGTAACACCTACTCTCAATTCTCCTCCTAATCTTCAGAAAGTTAGTAATACAATTTCTACCTACATTTTGCAAGTTTTGAAATCTAGTATCCCTGCATTTTCTCGGCAATCTGGGATGAATAAGGCAACAATTGGTTTGTGGTGTAAAGGAGAAGTAATACCTCAAATTGATAATCTTTTGGTTTTAACTCACTATTTGGAAATATCGCTGTTAGATTTCTTAACAACAGACGTATTATTAGCTGACTCAAAAAACATTTTTCTGGAAACGGAACTGAATGTAGTTAAGCAGCCAAGAAAATCTTATAAGCACTTAGATTTGGAGAGAAAACAAGTTTTAAATGTAGTTCTAACAGAGGTACTCAAGGAATATCTTGCACCTTCTTTGGAAAATGTGGCACTTCGTTTGAGATATCGTCCTTTAGTTCTACAATATCATTTTCCTTCTTTATGTGAGGAAATAAAAATTAGACATACTGAGTACAGAAAGGTAAGTCAACAGCAAAAAATACAACCTATTCTGGAAGCAGCACTCAAAGAATTTCCACCTCCTTCACTTCTTTCCATTAATCGACGACTTGGCTATAAAAATAACAGCTATTTATACCGATATTTCTCTGAACTTTCTCGCGAAATCTCTAAGCGGT includes the following:
- a CDS encoding TnsA endonuclease C-terminal domain-containing protein, which encodes MLTPDEFDSWCSRQNLSLLGRKTLADIRSKEPARRVGGGRKNVSGFYPSKKMGQTIQFESHKVELPFIYSLEHDEDILEFYDQPPAFKINYQGVSGRNIGFFYTPDFFVIRTNSAGWVECKTLSELKSLIFKHPHRYSKGEDLKWYSPPASEHAAQFGFDFHIQSDDQINWVLYRNITFLEDYYRNCVDSINPNQTQLIRAIIQEQPGITLRELLYKANKVSADEIYQLVATEKIYVDLKATLLVEPERCRVFCDQLSGTTYNLMVSSQTIADSISSPVINLIPNTPINWDGQSYNVVQIGHTEITLRAREGDFIDLPISEFESKIRQGKITASQLQQSNCNDDQIKSILLQASSKDLEEANHRYRSIEPILLGQPLENSTISERTLRDWLTKYRQAQQKFGYGYIGLLSCSNKKGNRNRKLPQQTLELIDKFITQAYETHKQKRKYEVYGAFSNACVSAGISPDQIPSYKTFINEIKRRSGWEQTKARVGHRAAYPQKPFYWELELTTPRHGDRPFEVGHIDHTKMDIELRCSLTGQVLGRPWATFLVDAYSRSILAVYLTFDPPSYRSCMMVLRICVMRHSRLPQIIVTDNGKEFHSNYFESLLALFECTLKHRPPAASRFSGVCERLFGTANTQLLYNLAGNTQITKKIRLMTKSVNPKNLAVWTLGLLYLYLCEWAYSEYDTTEHPALGISPKQAFTSGISQYGSRAHRLIPNDETWRILTLPTTQSGKVKVHPAKGIQIRSIHYWNSAFRDPLIQKTDVEARYDPFDVGIAYAYIRGQWVKCISEYYAIFKGRSEKEIWLATAELQKRNSNHDKQLTVRAKKLAEFLSTAEAEEVLLTQRLRDAQGKEVFQVINGVRQKESFLEQLNIAEEINNNNSESSPTSENIAIKPHRLQSFDSY
- a CDS encoding AAA family ATPase; translated protein: MSKSSKFPQSLLLQSPLVRLAFFDNYTMAHPRLEETFNLLKLLVSNSGESRVIFIYGPTGVGKTTLRLLIEKWLIETNQHELEADRGWLPVASVEAVVQKSGLFNSKDHIKRCLFALHEPLIDQKIDYGTRGIYRNSNGQIVIESKVIETDLGWALEQALKHRKPKIFFIDEAHHMLMIASGRKLTDLPEAIKSLANRTSVVHGLVGTYELLTLHDVGDQLSRRSAYVHFPRYRADCTQDREIFQSVVWGFQLNMPLVEEPDLVSHWDYCYERSLGCVGILKNWFQNALFDAMTEGANTVKIQHLERRALSVAQCRNILKKIKEGENNHAQIEAEVSQLRAELGLPSLGAVADDSESQTLKTLQLGTQKGRLRRKPGQPKPKRHQVGNQ
- a CDS encoding TniQ family protein, coding for MLSETLKLYPSWDIEKTAIPQRSRLYHLEPIGIGTPDVESLTGYVQRLAHEHCVTVRRLTITEIAPLMGKEAKLQDESISKVFGTGRDRTAFNGTGLMATNLVGAMSALTRRLDLHYLTLLPWAQVISKRGLLRRHRAWCPKCYQEWHDNHTSVYEPLLWSINTAQVCPYHHQPLQEQCPYCHQQQLTISGDSRTGHCNKCGKWLGNNRHKTVVTSQIKSEAEQNRQLNIVNNLGELVAVTPTLNSPPNLQKVSNTISTYILQVLKSSIPAFSRQSGMNKATIGLWCKGEVIPQIDNLLVLTHYLEISLLDFLTTDVLLADSKNIFLETELNVVKQPRKSYKHLDLERKQVLNVVLTEVLKEYLAPSLENVALRLRYRPLVLQYHFPSLCEEIKIRHTEYRKVSQQQKIQPILEAALKEFPPPSLLSINRRLGYKNNSYLYRYFSELSREISKRYKEYQKASGQEKRERICQEIIDIAQFLHETGHKPTQARVTKLLTRPGVMLSWYAKKTLRDVQSSLGYE